The Scyliorhinus torazame isolate Kashiwa2021f chromosome 10, sScyTor2.1, whole genome shotgun sequence genome contains a region encoding:
- the irx5a gene encoding Iroquois homeobox protein 5a codes for MSYPQGYLYQPSASLALYSCPAYSTSVISGPRTDELGRSSSGSAFSPYAGSTAFTAPSPGYNSHLQYGTDPTAAFTSYVGSPYDHSTGMAGSIGYHPYAAPLGSYPYGDPAYRKNATRDATATLKAWLSEHRKNPYPTKGEKIMLAIITKMTLTQVSTWFANARRRLKKENKMTWTPRNRSEDEEEEENIDLEKNDEDEPQKSLDKTNSSEPESGNHKTNMGEIACERFEEQDPSKESGQSLSDSELKDAEEREIIHSPKATTSSLAVPRGAELLHESTDSELESAHTNLTHTLPSNTANCNVTSVIHSPPATSSKPKLWSLAEIATSDKSKEQSEQQQQSACPGQGCAVSASASSPSRSPCPYPNSAVLGRPLYYTSPFYTGYTNYGSFGHLHSHHGGSSTAHFNSNGLSQTVLSRAEALAKLCPEARTKGSTQIDHCKDTSSYDLKKGMFNI; via the exons ATGTCGTATCCTCAGGGCTACTTGTATCAGCCGTCAGCTTCTTTAGCTCTTTACTCGTGTCCAGCGTACAGCACGAGCGTGATATCGGGACCCAGGACGGATGAACTTGGGAGATCTTCCTCgggatctgccttcagcccctacgCCGGATCTACAGCGTTTACAGCCCCTTCCCCAGGCTACAACAGCCACCTCCAGTACGGCACAGACCCGACCGCTGCCTTCACTTCCTACGTG GGCTCTCCCTATGATCACTCGACGGGAATGGCTGGATCTATAGGATATCACCCGTACGCTGCCCCTTTAGGCTCTTACCCCTACGGTGACCCAGCTTACCGGAAAAATGCCACCAGAGATGCCACCGCCACGCTGAAAGCCTGGCTGAGCGAGCACCGGAAGAACCCTTACCCCACCAAAGGCGAGAAGATCATGCTGGCCATCATCACCAAAATGACTCTGACCCAAGTGTCCACCTGGTTCGCCAACGCCAGGCGGAGgctgaagaaagagaacaaaatgacctGGACCCCGAGAAATCGGAGCGAAGACGAGGAGGAAGAAGAGAACATCGACCTGGAAAAAAACGACGAGGACGAGCCGCAGAAATCTTTGGACAAGACAAACTCGTCCGAGCCAGAGTCAG GGAATCATAAAACGAACATGGGAGAAATTGCCTGCGAAAGATTTGAGGAACAAGATCCGAGCAAAGAAAGTGGGCAGAGCCTGAGCGATTCGGAGTTAAAAGACGCGGAGGAAAGAGAAATCATTCACTCGCCCAAAGCCACGACTTCTTCCCTGGCTGTGCCTCGTGGAGCTGAGCTCTTGCACGAAAGCACCGACTCCGAATTGGAAAGTGCACATACAAACCTAACTCACACTCTCCCGAGTAACACAGCGAACTGCAATGTAACTTCagtcatccattcccccccggcaaCAAGCTCCAAGCCCAAACTCTGGTCTCTGGCGGAAATCGCCACTTCGGACAAGTCGAAGgaacagagcgagcagcagcagcagagtgcGTGCCCGGGTCAAGGCTGCGCCGTGTCTGCCAGCGCCTCGTCTCCGTCCCGTTCCCCTTGTCCTTACCCGAACAGCGCCGTGCTGGGCCGGCCTCTCTATTACACCTCGCCCTTCTACACAGGCTACACGAACTATGGCAGCTTCGGGCACCTTCACAGCCACCACGGAGGTAGCAGCACAGCACACTTCAATTCCAATGGATTAAGTCAGACTGTCTTAAGTAGAGCAGAGGCTCTGGCAAAACTCTGTCCAGAAGCTAGAACAAAGGGCTCGACACAAATAGATCATTGCAAGGACACATCGTCTTATGATTTGAAGAAAGGTATGTTCAATATTTAA